A single Prevotella sp. E15-22 DNA region contains:
- a CDS encoding S41 family peptidase, which produces MKTINKFLAVMALSLMGQTVSAQMVVTNNRANAESQLRKLSIAEMAIKALYVDEVDEQKLVEDAIRGMLEKLDPHSTYTTPKETKAMTEPLNGSFEGIGVQFNMVEDTLIVVQPVINGPSEKVGILAGDRIVMVNDTAIAGVKMSKEEIMRRLRGPKGTIADLRVVRTGIKDLLTFKVKRDKIPVHTVDAAYMLRPGIGYIRVGSFGATTYDEFMERMALLKEQGMKDLVLDLQENGGGYLQAAADMAGEFLNPGDLIVYTEGREVPRREYKAARNGSFRDGRLVVLVDQFTASASEIVTGAIQDHDRGMVVGRRTYGKGLVQRPIELPDGSMIRLTIAHYYTPSGRCIQKPYEKGDKKSYEKDLLNRLNSGELTNADSIHYADSLKFQTLKEHRTVYGGGGIMPDYFIPLDTTRYTKYHRELAAKSIIIQQNLRYVDKNRKALKKQYPDFASFKANYEIPQTFIDAIVKEGEKQKIKPKDAAELEKTMPYLKLQLKALVARDLWDMNEYFSVFNEDSEAVKKALELLQ; this is translated from the coding sequence ATGAAGACCATTAATAAATTCCTGGCAGTGATGGCCCTGTCGCTGATGGGACAGACGGTATCGGCACAGATGGTTGTCACCAACAACCGCGCTAATGCCGAGAGTCAGTTGCGCAAGCTCTCTATTGCCGAGATGGCCATCAAGGCCCTTTATGTAGACGAGGTCGACGAGCAGAAGCTCGTAGAGGACGCCATCCGCGGCATGCTCGAGAAGTTGGACCCACACTCCACTTATACCACTCCCAAAGAGACCAAGGCCATGACCGAGCCCCTGAACGGCTCGTTCGAGGGTATTGGCGTGCAGTTTAATATGGTGGAGGACACGCTCATCGTTGTCCAGCCCGTTATCAATGGCCCTTCCGAGAAGGTGGGTATCCTGGCTGGCGACCGTATCGTGATGGTCAACGACACAGCTATTGCTGGTGTTAAGATGTCGAAGGAGGAGATTATGCGCCGTCTGCGTGGCCCCAAGGGCACCATTGCCGACCTGCGCGTTGTCCGTACAGGAATCAAGGATCTGCTCACGTTCAAGGTGAAGCGCGATAAGATACCTGTTCATACCGTCGATGCAGCTTATATGCTGCGTCCAGGCATCGGATATATCCGTGTGGGCAGCTTTGGTGCTACCACCTACGATGAGTTTATGGAACGTATGGCTCTGTTGAAGGAGCAGGGTATGAAAGATCTTGTGCTTGACCTCCAGGAGAACGGTGGAGGCTATCTTCAGGCTGCTGCTGACATGGCTGGCGAGTTCCTCAATCCTGGCGATTTGATTGTCTATACTGAGGGCCGCGAGGTGCCTCGCCGCGAATATAAGGCTGCGCGTAATGGTTCGTTCCGCGATGGTCGTCTGGTGGTGTTGGTCGACCAGTTTACGGCTTCTGCTTCCGAGATTGTCACTGGCGCCATCCAAGACCACGACCGTGGCATGGTTGTTGGCCGTCGTACCTACGGCAAGGGACTCGTTCAGCGTCCCATCGAACTCCCCGACGGCTCGATGATCCGCCTCACCATCGCACACTACTACACCCCCTCTGGTCGTTGTATCCAGAAGCCATACGAGAAGGGCGACAAGAAGAGTTATGAAAAGGATCTCCTGAACCGATTGAACAGTGGCGAACTGACCAATGCCGACAGCATCCATTATGCCGACTCGCTGAAGTTCCAGACACTGAAGGAGCATCGCACTGTCTATGGTGGTGGTGGCATCATGCCCGACTACTTTATTCCGCTCGATACCACCCGCTATACCAAGTATCATCGTGAGTTGGCTGCCAAGAGCATTATTATCCAACAGAACCTGCGCTATGTCGACAAGAATCGCAAGGCGCTCAAGAAGCAGTATCCTGACTTCGCATCGTTCAAGGCTAACTACGAAATTCCCCAGACCTTCATCGATGCCATTGTGAAGGAGGGCGAGAAACAGAAAATAAAGCCCAAGGACGCCGCCGAACTAGAGAAGACGATGCCTTACCTCAAACTGCAGCTGAAAGCCCTTGTAGCCCGCGATTTGTGGGATATGAACGAATATTTCTCTGTGTTCAACGAAGACAGTGAGGCTGTAAAGAAGGCATTAGAGCTTTTACAATAA
- a CDS encoding helix-turn-helix domain-containing protein, with amino-acid sequence MHIGEKIREVMHQQRVSVITIAKEIECERTNVYNIFERESINTGLLLKFCHILGHDFFKDLSEETFGRTRH; translated from the coding sequence ATGCACATCGGAGAGAAAATTAGAGAAGTAATGCACCAGCAGAGAGTATCTGTTATTACTATCGCAAAGGAGATTGAGTGTGAGCGTACCAACGTTTACAACATCTTTGAAAGAGAGTCTATCAACACCGGTCTGTTGCTGAAGTTCTGCCACATCCTGGGTCACGACTTCTTCAAGGATTTGTCTGAGGAGACTTTCGGTAGAACCAGACACTAA
- a CDS encoding response regulator, which yields MKLNTIIAPLLLLLMTAACSQDNNNAVFSDEERDKKDAMLGTIASVDSLNEMLLNYEEQKDGLGQIIAYRYLGIRYREQHHLETALNRHQHGLAHANEMGDTIEIVRAHNQIAINYMQMGQLENATQHLLNSLALCTQYKDRGNRRAQQNLAETYNGMGHVFRLIRNQDQSEGAFRAALKIERLLNDNQEQTANNKLTGRDAFTPNDSLINARLDRRAITHIYNMCMEQERFNHVQQQKEVEAYFDMQRTQKNTFLVVVFLVLLLAIAIILFMWHHLQSRDTKQMMMRDTQRVREIFFRNVTHEFRTPLTVILGISQQLENQEIEDLGQVRSAAKMIVRQGNSLLALINQLLDISKIRSAVGDPRWRHGDIIAFTNMIIQNFLPYAESKRQELTFTHSLTQLEMDFVPDYVQKMLSNLLSNSVKYTPQYGKINVTVEQWGNKIKLLVFDTGRGIPKGETAHIFDAFYQGERLGEEIGTGIGLSLVKLTVEAMDGTVTVDSIEGQGSTFTIILPTKHADAQKTDEYPQFDASELTPEAIGLSKDQEDDDQPQFSMQNEALQMAISEGKQILIVEDNQDIAHYIAQHLTQANLLFARNGAEGLQKAKETVPDMIITDVMMPGEVNGLDLCRSIRSDELLNHIPIIIISAKTTEDDRIEGLDAGADAYLVKPFNSEELLVRVKKLLERQQRMREKMANLSVDDSTPDTTMTASDRQFLNRVIDTTYRLMAKGNVDMETLASEMALSRNQLNRKIMALTGQNSSAYIMKLRLARAKRLLKADITMSVGDVALKCGFDDMGYFSRVFKQSFDMTPTQYRKNV from the coding sequence ATGAAGTTAAATACCATCATAGCACCACTATTATTATTGTTGATGACTGCCGCATGTAGTCAAGACAATAACAATGCTGTATTCTCGGACGAGGAGAGAGACAAGAAGGATGCCATGTTGGGAACCATCGCCTCGGTAGACTCGCTGAACGAGATGCTGCTGAACTATGAGGAGCAGAAAGATGGACTTGGACAGATCATCGCCTATAGATATCTGGGCATACGCTATCGCGAACAGCATCATCTGGAAACAGCACTCAACCGCCATCAACACGGACTGGCTCACGCCAACGAGATGGGCGACACCATAGAGATTGTGAGAGCACATAACCAGATTGCCATCAACTATATGCAGATGGGGCAGTTGGAAAATGCAACACAGCACCTGCTGAACTCGCTGGCGCTATGTACGCAATATAAGGACAGAGGCAACAGAAGGGCACAACAGAACCTGGCCGAGACCTACAACGGCATGGGTCATGTGTTCCGCCTGATACGCAACCAGGACCAGTCGGAGGGTGCTTTCCGTGCGGCCCTGAAGATAGAACGCCTGCTGAACGACAATCAGGAGCAGACTGCCAACAACAAGCTGACGGGCCGTGATGCCTTCACACCCAACGACAGTCTGATTAACGCCCGACTGGATCGACGCGCCATCACACACATCTATAATATGTGTATGGAACAGGAGCGCTTCAACCACGTTCAGCAACAGAAAGAGGTGGAGGCCTATTTCGACATGCAACGCACACAGAAGAACACGTTTCTAGTGGTGGTCTTCCTGGTATTGCTACTGGCCATCGCCATCATCCTGTTTATGTGGCATCACCTGCAGTCGAGAGACACCAAGCAGATGATGATGCGCGACACACAGCGCGTTAGAGAGATCTTTTTCAGAAATGTAACACACGAGTTCCGCACGCCACTCACCGTGATCCTGGGCATCAGTCAGCAACTGGAGAACCAGGAGATTGAGGACCTTGGTCAGGTGCGCTCGGCTGCTAAGATGATTGTGAGACAGGGCAACTCGCTCCTGGCACTCATCAACCAGCTGCTGGATATCTCGAAGATTCGCTCGGCCGTGGGCGATCCTCGCTGGCGACATGGCGACATCATCGCCTTCACCAACATGATTATTCAGAACTTCCTGCCCTACGCAGAGAGTAAGCGACAGGAGCTGACCTTTACGCACTCACTGACACAGCTGGAGATGGACTTCGTGCCCGACTATGTACAGAAGATGCTGTCGAACCTGCTGTCAAACAGCGTGAAATATACGCCTCAATACGGCAAGATTAACGTCACAGTGGAGCAGTGGGGCAACAAGATTAAGCTGCTGGTGTTCGACACTGGACGCGGCATTCCCAAGGGGGAGACAGCGCACATCTTCGACGCCTTCTATCAGGGTGAGCGCCTGGGTGAGGAGATTGGAACAGGTATCGGTCTGTCGCTGGTGAAGCTCACCGTAGAGGCCATGGACGGCACAGTGACCGTGGACAGCATTGAAGGTCAGGGAAGTACCTTCACCATCATCCTGCCCACGAAGCATGCCGACGCACAGAAAACGGACGAATATCCACAGTTTGACGCCAGCGAGCTGACGCCAGAGGCTATTGGACTTTCCAAGGACCAGGAGGACGACGACCAGCCACAGTTCAGCATGCAGAACGAGGCGCTGCAGATGGCTATCAGCGAAGGAAAACAGATCCTCATCGTGGAGGACAACCAGGATATTGCACACTATATTGCGCAGCACCTGACACAGGCAAACCTGCTCTTTGCACGCAATGGGGCCGAGGGTCTGCAGAAGGCCAAGGAGACTGTGCCCGACATGATTATCACGGATGTGATGATGCCTGGCGAGGTGAACGGACTGGACCTGTGTCGCAGCATTAGAAGTGACGAGCTGCTGAACCATATTCCCATCATCATCATCTCGGCCAAGACGACTGAAGACGACCGTATTGAGGGACTGGACGCTGGCGCAGATGCTTATCTGGTGAAGCCATTCAACTCGGAAGAGTTGCTGGTGAGAGTAAAGAAACTGCTGGAGCGTCAGCAGCGTATGCGTGAGAAGATGGCCAACCTGAGTGTGGACGACAGTACGCCAGACACCACCATGACGGCCTCGGACAGACAGTTCCTGAACCGTGTGATCGACACAACCTACCGTCTGATGGCAAAGGGCAATGTGGACATGGAGACGCTGGCCAGCGAGATGGCACTGAGCAGAAATCAGTTGAACCGCAAGATCATGGCTCTGACAGGTCAGAACTCATCGGCCTACATCATGAAACTGCGACTGGCACGCGCCAAGCGACTGCTGAAGGCGGACATCACCATGTCGGTGGGCGATGTGGCTCTGAAATGCGGATTCGACGACATGGGATACTTCAGTCGTGTGTTCAAACAGTCGTTCGACATGACACCCACACAATATAGAAAAAATGTTTAA
- a CDS encoding N-acetyltransferase, producing MSVVEIKRVADKQGLEAFIQFRYDLYRGNKYDAPNLYSDEVNTLSREKNPACDFCDVEYFLAYRDGKVVGRVAAIINRRYNEQWKRPAVRFGWFDFIDDVEVSRALLKAVEDYGREHGMNEIIGPLGFTDMDPEGMLTMGFEELGTMATLYNYEYYPRHMEQMEGYEKDNDYVEYKVFVPENGMPAKMQRIAELCMTRYNLHVPRLKRSQVFGPEQYGQKVLDVVNKTFGHLYGYSQMTQHQIDVYVEQYFKFFDMDMLCVIEDWNLPDHPVVGVGITIPSLSKALQKCHNGRLFPFGWWHIIRALKFHKTDIVDLLLVGILPEYRAKGANALLFHYLIPTYQKYGIKWGETHVEMETNDKVQSQWAYFDHELHKRRRCYKKQL from the coding sequence ATGTCTGTAGTAGAGATTAAACGAGTGGCCGACAAGCAAGGACTTGAGGCTTTCATTCAATTTCGTTATGACCTGTATAGGGGCAACAAATATGATGCGCCCAACTTGTATAGCGATGAGGTGAACACCTTGTCGCGCGAGAAGAATCCTGCCTGCGATTTCTGCGATGTAGAATATTTCCTGGCCTATCGTGATGGTAAGGTGGTGGGTCGTGTGGCTGCCATCATCAACCGTCGCTATAATGAGCAGTGGAAACGCCCTGCCGTACGTTTTGGCTGGTTTGACTTCATTGACGATGTGGAGGTGAGTCGTGCGCTGCTGAAAGCGGTTGAGGACTATGGTCGCGAGCATGGCATGAACGAAATTATCGGTCCGTTGGGCTTTACAGACATGGACCCAGAAGGCATGCTCACCATGGGCTTCGAGGAACTGGGCACCATGGCCACGCTTTATAACTACGAATACTATCCCCGTCACATGGAACAGATGGAGGGTTACGAGAAGGACAATGACTATGTGGAATATAAGGTTTTTGTGCCGGAGAACGGTATGCCTGCCAAGATGCAGCGTATTGCAGAACTGTGTATGACGCGCTATAACCTCCATGTGCCTCGCCTCAAGCGCAGTCAGGTGTTTGGTCCTGAGCAGTATGGCCAGAAGGTACTCGATGTGGTCAACAAGACTTTCGGACATCTCTATGGCTATTCGCAGATGACCCAGCACCAGATTGATGTTTACGTAGAGCAGTATTTCAAGTTCTTCGACATGGACATGCTCTGCGTCATTGAGGACTGGAACCTTCCCGATCATCCTGTGGTGGGTGTTGGCATCACCATCCCCTCATTGTCCAAGGCGCTTCAGAAATGCCATAATGGTCGACTGTTCCCCTTCGGCTGGTGGCATATTATTCGTGCCTTGAAGTTCCACAAAACCGACATTGTCGACCTGCTGTTGGTGGGCATCCTGCCCGAATATAGAGCCAAGGGCGCCAACGCCCTGCTTTTCCACTATCTCATTCCCACCTATCAGAAGTATGGCATCAAATGGGGTGAGACGCATGTCGAGATGGAGACAAATGACAAGGTGCAGAGTCAGTGGGCCTATTTCGACCACGAGTTGCATAAACGTAGAAGATGTTATAAAAAACAACTGTAA
- a CDS encoding DNA topoisomerase IV subunit B, which yields MAEENIKEQQQTAVDYNDDNIRTLTGTEHIRLRPGMYIGRLGDGSLPEDGIYVLLKEVIDNSIDEFKMKAGNRIEINVDNNLCVSVRDFGRGIPQGKMIEAVSVLNTGGKYDSKAFKKSIGLNGVGVKAVNALSTHFEVHSYRDGVVRKATFEKGKLTNDVTENTDDENGTYIFFEPDNTLFQNYKFHDDIVENMLRNYTYLNTGLTIMYNGRRILSRHGLEDLLKDRMSADALYPIIHLQGEDIEIAFTHANQYGEEYYSFVNGQHTTQGGTHQSAFKEHIAKTIKEFFQKNFEYGDIRTGIVAAIALNVEEPMFESQTKIKLGSLTMAPMPTTVDANHPAPPSINKYVGDFIKTEVDNYLHKNPDTAEVMMQKIQESEKERKAMAGVTKLARERAKKANLHNRKLRDCRIHYSDIKNDRKEESCIFITEGDSASGSITKSRDVNTQAVFSLRGKPLNTFGLTKKVVYENEEFNLLQAALDIEEGMDTLRYNKVIVATDADVDGMHIRLLIITFFLQFFPELIREGHVYVLQTPLFRVRNRRTKIRNKEVIAAEDAKGGKKSDFIVRYCYSDEERLKAIHDLGPDPEITRFKGLGEISPEEFAGFIGPDIRLEQVTLHKTDQVQKLLEYYMGKNTMERQNFIIDNLVIEEDRPDEEEDE from the coding sequence ATGGCAGAAGAGAATATCAAAGAACAGCAGCAAACAGCCGTTGATTATAACGACGACAACATCCGTACCCTGACAGGTACGGAGCACATCCGTCTGCGTCCAGGTATGTACATTGGTCGTCTGGGCGATGGCTCGCTCCCAGAGGACGGTATCTATGTGTTGTTAAAGGAGGTCATCGACAACTCTATCGACGAGTTCAAGATGAAGGCTGGTAACCGCATCGAGATTAATGTCGACAACAACCTTTGCGTCAGTGTGCGAGACTTTGGCCGTGGCATTCCGCAGGGCAAGATGATTGAGGCCGTTAGTGTGCTGAACACTGGTGGTAAGTACGACTCGAAAGCCTTTAAGAAGTCTATTGGTTTGAACGGTGTTGGTGTCAAGGCCGTTAATGCGTTGAGTACACATTTTGAGGTGCATTCCTATCGCGATGGCGTGGTGCGTAAAGCCACGTTCGAGAAAGGTAAGCTCACCAACGATGTCACAGAGAATACTGACGACGAGAATGGTACGTATATCTTCTTCGAGCCTGACAACACGCTGTTCCAGAACTATAAGTTCCACGATGACATCGTGGAGAACATGCTTCGCAACTATACTTATCTGAATACAGGTCTGACCATTATGTACAATGGCCGACGCATCCTCTCGCGTCATGGCTTGGAAGATTTGCTGAAAGACCGAATGAGTGCCGATGCGCTCTATCCGATCATCCACCTGCAGGGCGAGGATATCGAGATTGCCTTCACCCATGCCAACCAATATGGCGAGGAGTATTACTCCTTTGTCAACGGTCAGCACACCACGCAGGGTGGTACCCATCAGAGTGCCTTTAAGGAACATATTGCCAAGACCATCAAGGAGTTCTTCCAGAAGAACTTTGAGTATGGCGACATCCGTACAGGTATCGTGGCTGCCATTGCCCTGAATGTAGAAGAGCCCATGTTCGAAAGTCAGACCAAGATCAAGCTTGGTTCGCTGACCATGGCACCCATGCCTACCACCGTCGATGCCAACCATCCTGCACCCCCATCTATCAACAAGTATGTGGGCGACTTCATCAAGACGGAGGTTGACAACTACTTGCATAAGAACCCTGACACGGCCGAGGTGATGATGCAGAAGATTCAGGAGAGCGAGAAGGAACGTAAGGCTATGGCTGGTGTCACCAAGCTGGCTCGCGAGCGTGCCAAGAAAGCTAATCTTCATAACCGCAAGTTGCGCGACTGCCGCATCCACTATAGTGATATCAAGAACGACCGCAAGGAAGAGTCGTGCATCTTTATTACTGAGGGCGACTCAGCCAGTGGCTCTATTACGAAGAGTCGTGACGTGAACACGCAGGCGGTCTTCTCATTAAGAGGAAAGCCCCTGAACACCTTTGGACTCACCAAGAAGGTTGTCTACGAGAACGAGGAGTTCAACCTCCTGCAGGCGGCCCTCGACATAGAGGAGGGTATGGATACCCTACGTTACAACAAGGTGATTGTGGCCACCGATGCCGATGTCGACGGTATGCATATCCGCTTGCTGATCATCACCTTCTTCCTCCAGTTCTTCCCTGAACTCATTCGCGAAGGCCATGTCTATGTGCTGCAGACCCCGTTGTTCCGCGTGCGCAACCGTCGCACCAAGATTCGTAACAAGGAGGTGATTGCTGCCGAGGATGCAAAAGGTGGGAAAAAGAGCGATTTCATCGTGCGCTATTGCTATAGCGATGAGGAGCGTCTGAAGGCTATCCACGATTTAGGACCTGATCCAGAGATCACCCGATTCAAAGGTCTTGGCGAGATTTCTCCTGAGGAATTCGCTGGTTTCATCGGTCCTGATATCCGTTTAGAGCAGGTCACCCTTCATAAGACCGACCAGGTGCAGAAGCTCCTTGAGTATTACATGGGTAAGAACACCATGGAGCGCCAGAACTTCATCATCGACAACCTGGTGATTGAGGAAGACCGTCCTGACGAAGAAGAAGACGAATAA
- a CDS encoding sulfatase-like hydrolase/transferase, with amino-acid sequence MIRLLSKAKKALLRPISLFSFSCFVSIGTLLLYNIPFFQFIIDNSNESSIGVVWLTLSLVIIMLVLNFMMTCLAMFCMRIVGRILLAILSIINATAVYFILTYSVYINATTIENVFNTRYSEASGFFSWSLWLFILVFGVLPALFCLLKPVVIGKAKKLGIYCGSSLAVILVVGLLNINQTLFISEHDTELGGLLQPWSYIANTYRVISFSFDKQAEEIKLPDGQITDDEKAVVVLVIGESARKANFQLYGYKRDTNPLLSKQKDLKVFQATSCATYTTAGTKAILEPKDCGDLYELLPNYAFRTGVDVSWRTSNWGEPPIHIDEYLTGSELADQYPDVGDTYDDILFAGLRQRIESSTKNKVLIILHTSTSHGPQYASKYPKAFEVYKPVARNVEEGEKNVGMLVNAYDNTIRYTDYLLDSLINTLRTMTDWKSAMIFISDHGESLGENKMFMHGLPMQLAPKEQYEIPFLVWTSEGYRTYKRNLPTVLEQHYIFHSVLNLLSIQSPAYDEDYDIFQVTSSHVGHRR; translated from the coding sequence ATGATACGTTTATTAAGTAAGGCAAAAAAAGCGCTTCTGCGTCCTATTTCGCTTTTTTCTTTCTCGTGTTTTGTTAGTATAGGCACCTTGTTGCTTTATAACATACCCTTTTTTCAGTTTATTATTGACAACAGTAATGAAAGTTCGATAGGTGTTGTGTGGCTGACGTTGTCATTGGTAATCATCATGTTGGTGTTGAACTTCATGATGACCTGTCTGGCCATGTTCTGCATGCGAATTGTTGGCCGCATTTTACTGGCCATTCTGTCGATTATTAATGCCACCGCTGTCTATTTCATCCTGACCTACAGCGTGTACATTAATGCCACCACCATCGAGAACGTGTTCAACACCAGATATTCCGAGGCTTCAGGCTTCTTCAGTTGGTCGCTATGGCTTTTTATCCTGGTCTTTGGTGTCCTTCCTGCTTTGTTCTGCCTGTTAAAACCAGTGGTAATTGGCAAGGCAAAAAAACTGGGTATTTATTGCGGCAGCTCGCTGGCCGTCATTCTTGTGGTAGGACTACTGAATATCAATCAGACGCTTTTCATCAGCGAGCACGACACAGAACTGGGTGGATTGCTGCAGCCCTGGTCGTATATTGCCAATACTTATCGTGTTATTAGCTTCAGTTTTGACAAGCAAGCCGAGGAAATTAAACTGCCCGATGGCCAGATTACCGACGATGAGAAAGCGGTTGTGGTGCTCGTCATCGGCGAGTCGGCCAGAAAAGCCAACTTCCAACTCTATGGTTACAAGCGCGATACCAACCCACTACTTTCGAAACAAAAGGATCTGAAAGTCTTTCAGGCCACTTCTTGTGCCACCTATACCACTGCTGGCACTAAGGCCATCCTTGAGCCGAAAGACTGTGGCGACCTCTATGAACTGTTGCCCAACTATGCTTTCCGTACAGGTGTTGACGTATCTTGGCGCACCTCTAATTGGGGCGAGCCGCCTATCCATATCGATGAATATCTGACAGGTTCGGAGTTGGCCGACCAATATCCCGATGTGGGAGATACTTATGACGATATCCTCTTCGCTGGACTACGTCAGCGCATAGAATCCAGTACCAAGAATAAGGTTTTGATTATCCTGCACACCAGTACCAGTCACGGCCCTCAGTATGCCAGTAAGTATCCCAAGGCATTCGAAGTCTATAAGCCTGTGGCCAGAAACGTGGAGGAAGGAGAGAAGAATGTGGGCATGCTGGTTAATGCCTACGACAATACCATTCGCTATACCGACTATCTGCTTGACAGTCTGATTAACACCCTACGCACCATGACAGACTGGAAGAGTGCTATGATATTCATTTCCGATCATGGAGAATCGCTTGGCGAGAATAAGATGTTCATGCATGGCCTGCCTATGCAGTTGGCACCCAAAGAGCAGTACGAGATACCTTTCCTGGTATGGACCTCAGAGGGCTACAGAACCTATAAGCGTAATTTGCCTACGGTGTTAGAGCAGCATTACATCTTCCACTCTGTCCTCAACCTGCTGTCTATCCAGTCGCCTGCTTACGATGAAGATTATGATATATTTCAGGTTACGTCAAGTCATGTTGGTCATAGGCGTTAG
- a CDS encoding phosphatase PAP2 family protein: MKEKQVQGIKSRQTLFKRIFIYIALYLVLLMVVLGLMYAYPKPELHMLLNSHHSSLQDTFFKYYTLLAEWPLYLLALLPLLWKKFKLTVFFAMCEVTGGALLQLLKHTINTDRPVSVFEHYHHLVLPLVQGVDMHHSNSFPSGHASTFFMFCTCMVIIQAYYYCRRKRAYPLKTQLLFNTALFLLLVLAAMGAYSRVYLSQHFLSDVCVGSIIGFVTPFLMFFLCRKKLLKLNNEETK, encoded by the coding sequence ATGAAAGAGAAACAGGTTCAAGGAATAAAGAGTAGGCAAACGTTATTTAAAAGAATATTCATCTATATTGCCCTATATCTCGTATTGCTTATGGTAGTACTCGGATTAATGTATGCGTATCCGAAGCCAGAGCTTCACATGCTGCTAAACTCTCATCACTCTAGCCTCCAGGATACATTTTTCAAATACTATACCCTGTTGGCAGAGTGGCCGCTATATCTTCTTGCCCTGCTTCCTTTGCTTTGGAAGAAGTTTAAGTTAACAGTCTTTTTTGCCATGTGTGAGGTGACAGGAGGGGCTCTATTACAGCTGTTGAAGCACACCATCAATACCGACCGTCCTGTCAGTGTGTTCGAACATTACCATCATCTGGTGTTGCCTCTAGTACAGGGAGTGGATATGCATCATAGTAATTCCTTTCCTTCGGGCCACGCCTCCACGTTCTTTATGTTTTGCACCTGCATGGTTATCATTCAGGCATATTACTATTGTCGGAGAAAGCGAGCATACCCCCTTAAGACTCAGCTCCTGTTTAACACGGCGTTATTCTTGTTGTTGGTTCTTGCTGCTATGGGCGCATATTCACGCGTCTATCTGTCTCAGCACTTCCTGTCGGATGTATGTGTAGGCAGCATCATAGGTTTTGTTACACCGTTTCTGATGTTTTTCTTATGCAGGAAAAAATTACTGAAACTAAATAATGAAGAAACAAAATGA
- the ybeY gene encoding rRNA maturation RNase YbeY, whose protein sequence is MITYNCENVKMPAIKKRETTAWIRAVAATYKKKVGEVGYLFCDDEHILQVNRDYLGHDYYTDIITFDYCEDNVLNGDLVISLDTVRSNAELFHKTYEEELHRVIIHGILHLCGINDKGPGEREIMEAAENKALELR, encoded by the coding sequence ATGATTACATACAATTGTGAAAACGTGAAGATGCCTGCCATCAAGAAACGCGAGACCACAGCATGGATTCGTGCCGTGGCTGCCACCTATAAGAAAAAAGTGGGCGAGGTGGGCTACCTGTTCTGCGACGATGAGCATATCCTGCAGGTAAACCGCGACTATCTGGGTCACGACTACTACACGGATATCATCACCTTCGACTATTGCGAGGATAATGTGCTGAACGGCGACCTGGTCATCTCGCTCGACACAGTACGTTCGAACGCCGAACTCTTTCACAAGACCTATGAAGAGGAGTTGCATCGCGTCATCATCCACGGCATCCTCCACCTTTGCGGCATCAACGACAAAGGACCTGGAGAACGAGAGATCATGGAAGCGGCAGAAAACAAAGCGCTGGAACTACGATAA
- the coaD gene encoding pantetheine-phosphate adenylyltransferase, translating into MKQNTGIFVGSFNPFTIGHDSIVRRALPLFDKLVIGVVGDHVSKPDIPPATERMKAIEDLYKDEPRIEVKPYYGLAVDFAREVGAHFIVKGVRSVKDFEYEREQADINRQLTKGEVETILLYSEPQFSSISSSMVRELEHFGVDVSDYLPKAHK; encoded by the coding sequence ATGAAACAGAACACAGGTATCTTCGTTGGAAGCTTTAATCCCTTCACCATCGGCCACGACTCCATCGTGCGTCGCGCCCTTCCCTTGTTCGACAAGCTCGTGATTGGCGTGGTGGGCGACCATGTGTCGAAACCTGACATTCCGCCTGCCACAGAACGAATGAAGGCCATAGAGGACCTGTATAAGGACGAGCCACGCATCGAGGTGAAACCCTACTACGGACTGGCCGTGGACTTTGCACGCGAGGTGGGTGCCCACTTCATTGTGAAGGGCGTACGCTCAGTGAAGGACTTTGAATATGAGCGAGAGCAGGCCGACATCAACCGCCAACTGACGAAAGGCGAGGTGGAGACCATCCTTCTGTATAGCGAACCGCAATTTTCGTCGATTTCATCGAGCATGGTGCGCGAGTTGGAGCACTTCGGCGTGGATGTGAGCGACTACCTGCCAAAAGCACATAAATAA